One Opitutaceae bacterium DNA segment encodes these proteins:
- a CDS encoding TonB-dependent receptor plug domain-containing protein: MKTKVYTPAPHPSIARPFSTPGSWLRFLPIGIVIAICPGVGAQATSSPQSKSDTVPAQKIPVVAATPDAESEGNGDAKDVVALNPFLVNASQDTGYTARSSLAGTRLNTLLKDIASSISVVTKEFLEDTNSTSLENLLVYTANTEVPGIGGNFANPNASRVAGGVMAASFSNPEAYTRVRGLAAADLTRDFFSTSIPMDSYNTSRVVINRGANAILYGLGSPAGIIDNQTIKPLFKSQGMTSYEYGSYGTRRGVVDLEKEIVRKKLSLRIALLDEDTRYQQKPAKVVDRRITTVGEWRPFKNTAVRVSYEYGKMDGNYPRPIPPQDQVSRWFDVSPTGVAKPVKDPYNKGTLNMYNAAGRMVDNLYWGPAGWGFEPVIFFPNADASVAGGALPNGADGFVPLNHPILGADASNGVSYQAFATIRGLNQLLANMVGAPKDQNGNLKSVTRNFYVNEVVQDTSIFDFRNLLIDGPNKSEDRDFQVLNGAVEQTFLQGNAGLTYQFNKEKSGYTRHSILGDGSQFSGLAVDVNGRLPSGEVNPNFGRLFFSSGSLTKSIINAERENHAFTGFYKLDLEKYAGGFWRHLLGNHTLTAFYSKSERNNESYNFSRFDMDGSWLLGKGNFHPNPLAFSALGTHVYVSPSIANQSTAAGAHASNMRTKIIFEPEYSITYLNRDTHKYTVGTFGNEQNVPWGATLSKQDIDSRVLILHSRFLNNNVVATYGYREDDVGIWTNNQPPLNINERRNISPSVFHLPSDPTFTSSSNSRSLGLVAHAPEAWLNRLGARGLGLSLYYATSDNAQVGVERKDLNGDTLPPVAGDTEEIGFAVSFADGKFAVRVNKYETLETGLNSGLTGQFSGFMNFYLREHALVFQQSIIDANAFNQPDIGHLANYDPFKGSEYLRDLIKFSRQPFEYTFPPGLVFPTNLQSKGWEIEGVANLTPNWRLTFNVANQEVISTNTAPLLREFIAKTVEPVLAEFGKFPVDILGAESLKSAVERAGLIATKTTLLSDGAPKTDEIRPWRANLVTNYTFDRRSRFKGFNVGGAVRWQDKIGIGFPVIQDPALGIISDLANPIYGPSSTNVDAWIGWMRKLGPRFGNTVLRLQLNVRNLLNDDDLIPVVANPDLTIPVVRVPEERAFALRASLSF; the protein is encoded by the coding sequence ATGAAGACAAAAGTGTACACACCTGCCCCGCACCCATCCATCGCGCGACCGTTTTCCACCCCCGGTTCCTGGCTCCGTTTCCTGCCAATCGGGATCGTCATCGCCATCTGCCCCGGCGTCGGCGCGCAGGCAACAAGCAGCCCACAATCGAAATCCGACACCGTTCCCGCGCAAAAAATTCCGGTGGTTGCCGCGACTCCTGACGCCGAATCAGAGGGCAATGGCGATGCCAAGGATGTGGTGGCCCTGAATCCCTTCCTCGTGAACGCATCCCAGGACACGGGATACACGGCGCGTTCGTCCCTCGCAGGCACGCGTTTGAACACGCTGCTGAAGGACATCGCATCGTCCATCAGCGTTGTGACCAAGGAGTTTCTTGAGGATACCAACTCCACAAGTCTGGAAAATCTGCTGGTCTACACCGCCAACACGGAGGTTCCCGGCATAGGCGGCAATTTTGCCAACCCGAATGCCTCCCGGGTGGCAGGAGGGGTGATGGCTGCAAGTTTCAGCAACCCGGAGGCCTATACGCGGGTGCGGGGCCTGGCGGCGGCCGATCTCACGCGGGATTTTTTCTCCACATCGATCCCGATGGATTCCTACAACACGAGCCGGGTGGTCATCAACCGCGGAGCGAATGCCATTCTTTACGGTTTGGGAAGCCCGGCGGGAATCATCGACAACCAGACCATCAAGCCTCTCTTCAAGAGCCAGGGAATGACCAGCTACGAGTACGGCAGCTACGGCACCCGCCGCGGAGTGGTCGATCTGGAAAAGGAAATCGTCAGGAAAAAGCTCTCTCTGCGAATCGCGCTGCTGGACGAGGATACAAGGTACCAGCAGAAACCCGCCAAGGTGGTCGACCGGCGAATCACAACTGTTGGCGAATGGCGGCCCTTCAAGAACACCGCGGTTCGCGTCTCCTACGAATATGGCAAAATGGATGGGAACTACCCGCGTCCAATACCGCCGCAAGACCAGGTGAGCCGCTGGTTCGACGTGTCGCCGACAGGAGTCGCCAAGCCGGTCAAGGATCCCTACAACAAGGGGACCCTCAACATGTACAATGCGGCCGGCAGGATGGTGGACAATCTCTACTGGGGCCCGGCGGGCTGGGGATTTGAGCCTGTAATTTTCTTTCCCAATGCTGATGCGTCTGTGGCCGGCGGCGCCCTGCCCAACGGTGCGGATGGATTTGTACCCCTCAACCATCCGATACTGGGCGCTGATGCCTCCAATGGAGTAAGCTACCAGGCGTTTGCGACCATCAGGGGGCTGAACCAGTTGCTTGCAAACATGGTTGGCGCTCCAAAGGACCAGAACGGCAACCTGAAATCCGTCACGCGAAACTTCTATGTGAATGAAGTGGTTCAGGACACGAGCATCTTCGATTTTCGCAATCTGCTTATCGACGGTCCGAACAAAAGCGAGGACCGGGACTTTCAGGTTTTGAATGGGGCCGTCGAGCAGACATTCCTTCAGGGCAACGCAGGACTGACCTACCAGTTCAACAAGGAAAAATCAGGGTACACGCGGCACTCCATCCTTGGCGATGGCTCCCAGTTCTCGGGTCTGGCCGTCGATGTAAACGGAAGGCTGCCCTCGGGCGAGGTGAACCCAAACTTCGGCCGCCTCTTTTTCTCATCAGGCAGTCTGACAAAAAGCATCATCAACGCGGAGAGGGAAAATCACGCGTTCACCGGTTTCTACAAACTCGATCTGGAGAAATACGCAGGCGGCTTCTGGAGACACCTTTTGGGCAATCATACATTGACCGCTTTCTACTCAAAGTCGGAAAGAAACAATGAGTCCTACAACTTCAGTCGTTTTGACATGGATGGATCCTGGCTGCTGGGGAAGGGCAATTTTCATCCGAATCCCCTGGCTTTCTCCGCCTTGGGCACCCACGTCTATGTCTCCCCCAGTATCGCAAACCAGAGCACGGCCGCCGGAGCCCATGCCTCGAATATGCGCACAAAGATCATATTTGAGCCGGAATACTCGATTACATATCTGAACAGGGATACGCACAAGTACACGGTGGGCACCTTTGGGAATGAACAGAACGTGCCCTGGGGCGCGACACTATCGAAACAGGACATAGACAGCAGAGTTCTCATCCTTCACAGCCGGTTTCTTAACAACAATGTAGTGGCCACGTATGGCTACCGGGAGGACGACGTGGGGATCTGGACCAATAATCAACCGCCGCTCAACATCAATGAACGGCGCAACATAAGTCCCAGTGTCTTTCATCTGCCCAGCGACCCCACCTTCACTTCGAGCTCGAATTCCAGGAGTCTTGGCCTTGTCGCCCATGCCCCGGAGGCGTGGCTCAACCGGCTGGGCGCAAGGGGCCTGGGATTGAGCTTGTACTACGCAACGTCAGACAACGCGCAGGTGGGCGTCGAGCGCAAGGACCTCAATGGAGACACGCTTCCTCCGGTGGCCGGAGACACGGAGGAAATAGGATTCGCCGTTTCCTTCGCGGATGGAAAATTCGCCGTGCGGGTCAACAAGTATGAAACATTGGAGACGGGTCTGAACTCGGGTTTGACCGGCCAGTTCTCGGGTTTCATGAATTTCTACCTGCGGGAACATGCGCTGGTTTTCCAGCAGAGCATCATCGATGCGAACGCCTTCAATCAGCCTGATATCGGGCATTTGGCCAACTATGATCCGTTCAAGGGCTCCGAGTATCTCCGGGATCTGATCAAGTTCTCCCGCCAGCCTTTTGAATACACCTTTCCGCCTGGGCTGGTGTTCCCCACGAACCTGCAGTCGAAAGGATGGGAGATCGAGGGGGTGGCGAATCTTACGCCGAACTGGCGGCTGACATTCAACGTCGCGAACCAGGAGGTGATATCGACCAATACGGCGCCGTTGCTGCGCGAATTCATCGCCAAGACAGTCGAACCCGTGCTGGCGGAATTCGGCAAGTTCCCCGTCGACATTCTTGGAGCGGAATCGCTCAAGAGCGCCGTCGAACGCGCCGGCTTGATTGCAACCAAGACAACGCTGCTTTCGGATGGAGCGCCAAAAACCGACGAGATTCGTCCCTGGCGCGCAAATTTGGTTACAAACTACACCTTTGACCGGAGGTCGCGGTTCAAGGGCTTCAACGTTGGCGGGGCCGTTCGTTGGCAGGATAAGATCGGCATCGGGTTTCCAGTCATCCAGGATCCCGCGCTTGGAATCATTTCCGATCTGGCCAACCCCATCTACGGGCCTTCATCGACCAACGTTGATGCCTGGATTGGCTGGATGAGAAAGCTGGGGCCCCGGTTTGGAAACACCGTGCTCAGGCTGCAGTTGAACGTGCGCAATCTCCTGAACGACGATGACCTCATTCCCGTCGTCGCCAATCCCGACCTGACCATCCCCGTCGTCCGCGTACCGGAG
- a CDS encoding lactonase family protein, with translation MQSAHIFVFAFLLLSGRSLSLASPLVFVTSFGPGAKGAIHACHLDATAGVLEAGRQVAQLPNPYYLALSPDRRFLYSICADNFGSKEEEAIEAFRITDSEGSLQPLNRRSTRGSASCFLWIEPTGQTMLVANYASSSIASLPVHADGSLGEIVSFHRHVGKVFDPVRQGMPHPHAIIPSPDNRFALVPDLGLDRIAVYTLDVASSKLTPHEPPFVEAPQRSGPRHLVFHPNGHWLYVINEIANSVTRYDYHAARGTLTRRETISTLPAGYDGRSNCADLRITPDGRFLYASNRTHDSIACYTIAADGVLSLIEIRPSLGGMPQDLCITPDGRLLLCANMRGDNVAAFRIDAHSGRLEPAGEPLPVHKPSCILLLP, from the coding sequence ATGCAAAGCGCGCACATCTTCGTTTTTGCTTTCCTTCTCCTCAGCGGGCGTTCCCTGAGCCTGGCCAGTCCGCTGGTTTTCGTCACCTCCTTTGGTCCGGGCGCCAAGGGAGCCATCCATGCCTGCCATCTCGATGCGACGGCAGGCGTGCTGGAAGCTGGCCGCCAGGTCGCCCAGCTTCCCAATCCCTACTACCTTGCGCTCTCTCCAGATCGTCGGTTCCTCTATTCCATTTGCGCCGACAACTTCGGCAGCAAGGAGGAAGAAGCAATTGAAGCCTTCCGCATCACGGACAGCGAAGGCAGCCTGCAACCGCTCAACCGACGTTCCACCCGGGGCTCCGCCTCCTGTTTCCTTTGGATCGAGCCCACCGGCCAGACGATGCTCGTCGCCAACTATGCAAGCAGCAGCATCGCTTCTCTGCCCGTGCATGCCGACGGTTCGCTCGGGGAAATCGTTTCTTTCCATCGACATGTCGGCAAGGTGTTCGACCCCGTGCGACAGGGAATGCCTCATCCTCACGCCATCATCCCCAGCCCGGACAACCGCTTCGCCCTGGTGCCAGATCTGGGCCTCGACCGGATCGCGGTCTACACCCTGGACGTCGCTTCTTCAAAGCTCACCCCCCATGAACCGCCTTTTGTCGAAGCCCCTCAACGCTCCGGCCCCCGCCACCTCGTGTTCCATCCGAACGGTCACTGGCTGTATGTCATCAATGAAATCGCGAACTCCGTCACGCGCTACGACTACCATGCCGCACGAGGAACGCTGACCCGCCGTGAAACCATTTCCACGCTTCCCGCCGGCTACGACGGGCGAAGCAACTGCGCCGATTTGAGGATCACGCCTGACGGTCGTTTTCTGTATGCATCCAACCGCACACACGACAGCATTGCGTGCTACACCATCGCTGCGGACGGCGTGCTGAGCCTGATTGAGATCCGTCCGAGCTTGGGAGGGATGCCGCAGGATCTGTGCATCACTCCGGACGGGCGGCTGCTGCTCTGCGCCAACATGCGCGGCGACAATGTCGCTGCGTTTCGCATCGACGCGCACAGCGGGCGGTTGGAGCCGGCCGGCGAGCCGCTTCCCGTGCATAAACCCTCGTGCATTTTGTTGCTGCCTTGA
- a CDS encoding discoidin domain-containing protein yields MEFMHNIIEPGQSEAARRSAWLRSPQACTKPSLPLPRKKRSLCIVSSLLWLAGAGVMTRAATLDGPHVSLTIEIAGDVVNASLGSSALPAFASGPYAWNARVDGVGLDGLKSAQVRRANDRTLIVTGRLGPLDIEQRFTLLEDGGGFSESIILHNPTGRTVDIDDLRFGFSRKVDPATDPFRLVAVPYRRQADGSFHDNSMADIVAVVERGGKINATGNQPPVAPLVDEEHRRLRSEGWVLTDGARSLLVLKYNNEAVELSAVNWEAAQARVVFGGCAFVLHKEPVQARSLCPETRFQFGETRYVFYNGGWPEGYALYKDFLNRRGHGLAPEYDPQVQWNVLFDLSDKAWPYKKVLEQAALAKAAGCTRLYLDPGWQVPTTPTNPQPLYGSALWDEKRLGPLDEFVRLMRDSYGLEVGLWAAASVGQKDAQWPRDYYRQMPAAVLQTPPPRQRYQDLVLLPMVKSAASSALDAEHDAGKVRDGQYGNGASWIAGRMPAWIEIDLKQQRAISQINLSNDNTRRHTDRAATSFRILTATRYNVDSKADTWKVVGEYNQYSAGLTNQMEFSFPPVTARWVRIELLEPAAEPVRIDEIEIYQAAPNREKTILPSSGRSDGGSGLLTLNELCMSDREWLDERFRRLSRLTDSGVRFLMFDFHGWRGPCYAPDHGHPVPSTTLDHIDSLYGLARKLRLRHPDLRIEMHDAVWPWGARYLPGYFRQGLRGGDYDENWGYEFMWNSIGDIRSGKAACLYYYNLACDMPMYLHFNMHADNDQLLAFWWMASTVRHLGFGGRTNAAKMEYHGRLEELSPERATARFEKLCAAMTTYNRLKPYFTHGKFSGIGGDETLHLHTLPGQAGGVLLLFNLGDQPVNRVVRVPLSQLDLGSSAELPAISGASGSISGDSLVLSVPLAPESPALIAIGSAAADVARR; encoded by the coding sequence ATGGAATTTATGCACAACATCATCGAGCCAGGACAAAGCGAGGCCGCTCGACGGTCCGCATGGCTCCGGAGCCCACAGGCATGCACGAAACCTTCACTACCCCTGCCGCGCAAGAAGCGGAGCCTCTGCATTGTTTCCAGTTTGCTCTGGCTGGCCGGAGCGGGAGTGATGACGAGGGCGGCGACACTCGACGGGCCCCATGTCTCGCTCACAATTGAGATAGCCGGCGATGTGGTGAATGCGTCGTTGGGATCCTCAGCCCTGCCCGCGTTCGCCTCCGGTCCCTATGCCTGGAACGCAAGAGTGGATGGGGTCGGCTTGGACGGACTGAAGTCGGCCCAGGTCCGCCGGGCAAATGACCGCACCTTGATTGTCACAGGCCGTCTTGGTCCGCTCGATATCGAGCAGCGTTTCACGCTTCTGGAGGATGGTGGCGGCTTTTCCGAAAGCATCATTCTGCACAACCCGACCGGCCGCACGGTGGACATCGACGACCTCCGGTTTGGTTTCTCCCGGAAAGTGGATCCCGCGACCGACCCCTTCCGGTTGGTAGCCGTGCCGTACCGGAGACAGGCGGACGGTTCTTTCCATGACAATTCGATGGCGGACATCGTGGCCGTCGTTGAACGGGGTGGTAAAATCAATGCGACCGGCAATCAGCCGCCGGTGGCGCCTCTGGTTGACGAAGAACACCGGCGTCTGCGCTCGGAAGGTTGGGTGCTGACCGACGGAGCTCGCAGCCTGCTTGTGCTCAAGTACAACAACGAGGCGGTGGAGTTGTCCGCGGTGAACTGGGAGGCCGCGCAGGCTCGGGTGGTGTTCGGGGGCTGTGCTTTTGTTTTGCACAAGGAACCGGTGCAGGCTCGCTCCCTGTGCCCGGAAACCCGGTTCCAATTTGGCGAGACACGCTACGTCTTCTACAATGGCGGCTGGCCGGAGGGTTATGCACTCTACAAGGACTTTCTGAATCGCAGGGGCCATGGGCTCGCGCCGGAATATGATCCGCAGGTTCAGTGGAATGTGCTGTTCGATCTCAGCGACAAAGCCTGGCCCTATAAAAAGGTCCTGGAGCAGGCTGCGCTCGCGAAGGCTGCCGGATGCACACGCCTCTATCTTGATCCAGGCTGGCAGGTTCCCACCACGCCAACCAATCCCCAACCTCTGTATGGCTCGGCGCTGTGGGATGAGAAACGCCTTGGGCCGCTCGATGAATTTGTCCGCCTCATGCGCGATTCCTACGGACTCGAGGTGGGACTGTGGGCCGCCGCCAGCGTCGGACAGAAAGACGCGCAGTGGCCCAGGGATTACTACCGGCAAATGCCCGCCGCCGTTCTGCAAACTCCGCCTCCACGGCAGAGGTATCAAGATCTCGTCCTGCTGCCGATGGTCAAGTCCGCCGCCTCCTCCGCCCTGGACGCGGAGCATGACGCCGGAAAGGTGAGGGATGGCCAGTATGGAAATGGCGCAAGCTGGATCGCCGGTCGCATGCCGGCCTGGATCGAAATCGATCTCAAGCAGCAGCGTGCTATTTCCCAGATCAATCTGAGCAACGACAATACCCGGCGGCACACTGACCGCGCTGCGACCTCCTTTCGCATTCTGACCGCCACCCGTTACAACGTGGATTCCAAGGCGGACACCTGGAAGGTGGTCGGAGAGTACAACCAATACTCCGCCGGCCTGACGAATCAGATGGAGTTTTCCTTCCCGCCGGTCACCGCGCGCTGGGTGCGGATCGAATTGCTCGAACCCGCGGCGGAGCCCGTCCGCATTGATGAAATCGAAATTTATCAGGCGGCTCCGAACAGGGAGAAGACCATCCTGCCTTCAAGCGGGCGGTCCGACGGTGGCAGCGGATTGCTGACCCTGAACGAGCTGTGCATGTCTGACCGGGAGTGGCTGGATGAGAGATTTCGCCGCCTTTCCCGCCTGACCGATTCGGGTGTCCGGTTCCTGATGTTCGACTTTCACGGCTGGAGAGGCCCGTGTTATGCGCCCGATCACGGCCACCCGGTTCCCTCCACCACGCTTGATCACATTGACTCCCTCTATGGCCTTGCCCGCAAGCTCCGGCTGAGGCATCCGGACCTGCGCATCGAAATGCACGACGCCGTCTGGCCCTGGGGGGCGCGCTACCTGCCGGGCTATTTTCGTCAAGGACTGCGCGGCGGCGACTACGACGAGAACTGGGGATACGAGTTCATGTGGAACTCGATCGGGGACATCCGCTCCGGAAAGGCCGCGTGTCTCTACTACTACAACCTGGCCTGCGACATGCCGATGTACCTGCACTTCAACATGCACGCCGACAACGACCAGCTCCTGGCCTTCTGGTGGATGGCGAGCACCGTGCGGCACCTCGGATTCGGCGGGCGCACCAACGCCGCAAAGATGGAGTATCATGGCAGGCTGGAGGAGCTGTCACCGGAACGCGCCACGGCGCGATTCGAGAAACTTTGCGCGGCCATGACCACCTACAATCGCCTTAAGCCGTATTTCACCCACGGGAAATTCAGCGGCATCGGCGGTGACGAAACGCTTCACCTGCATACGCTGCCTGGACAGGCCGGCGGCGTGCTGCTCCTTTTCAACCTTGGAGACCAACCAGTCAATCGTGTCGTGCGCGTACCGCTCAGCCAGTTGGATCTCGGCTCGTCCGCGGAACTGCCGGCCATCAGCGGTGCCAGCGGTTCAATTTCAGGGGACAGCCTGGTGCTCTCCGTACCGCTTGCTCCCGAGAGTCCCGCCCTGATCGCCATCGGCTCAGCCGCCGCGGATGTGGCGCGGAGGTAG